A region from the Gavia stellata isolate bGavSte3 chromosome 12, bGavSte3.hap2, whole genome shotgun sequence genome encodes:
- the SLC6A8 gene encoding sodium- and chloride-dependent creatine transporter 1 isoform X2, giving the protein MDFIMSCVGFAVGLGNVWRFPYLCYKNGGGVFLIPYLLIVFVGGIPVFFLEVALGQFMKQGGIAAWNIAPLFKGLGLASMVIVFFCNSYYIMILVWGLFYLVHSLTDTLPWATCGHAWNTEQCAELFHLELCLNGSTNASVGTGPFNLSCADLASKRSPVIEFWENKVLRLSGDLSEPGEMNWQMILCLVTTWVVVYFCIWKGVKSTGKIVYFTALFPYVVLILLLVHGVTLPGALGGIVYYLKPDWSKLAEAQVWIDAGTQIFFSYAIGLGALTALGSYNRFHNNCYSSTSFFAGFVVFSVLGFMASEQGVDISKVAESGPGLAFIAYPKAVTLMPLSPLWATLFFFMLLVLGLDSQFVGVEGFITGILDLFPQPGAGSLRRELTAALCCVVCCLIDLSMVTQGGMYVFQLFDYYSASGITLLWQAFWECVVIAWVYGADRFMDDVARMIGYRPLPFMKWCWAVVTPLVCVGIFVFHVVNYKPLTYNKTYVYPWWGDAIGWVLALSSMLCIPCTVLYKLLRCKGSLRERWQLLTTPIWGHHHLEYLTPEAEAKLLAPEPPKEKATLFETVI; this is encoded by the exons ATGGATTTCATCATGTCCTGCGTGGGTTtcgccgtggggctgggcaaCGTCTGGCGCTTCCCCTACCTGTGCTACAAGAACGGCGGAG gcGTCTTCCTCATCCCCTACCTGCTCATCGTCTTCGTGGGCGGCATCCCCGTCTTCTTCCTGGAGGTGGCCCTGGGGCAGTTCATGAAGCAGGGAGGCATCGCCGCCTGGAACATCGCCCCCCTCTTCAAGG GTCTGGGCCTCGCCTCCATGGTGATCGTCTTCTTCTGCAACTCCTACTACATCATGATCCTGGTGTGGGGGCTCTTCTACCTGGTGCACTCACTGACGGACACTCTGCCGTGGGCCACCTGCGGCCACGCCTGGAACACTGAGCAGTGTGCCGAGCTCTTCCACCTCGAGCTCTGCCTCAACGGCAGCACCAATGCCAGCGTCGGCACTGGACCCTTCAACCTCAGCTGCGCCGACCTAGCCAGCAAGCGCTCGCCTGTCATCGAGTTTTGGGA GAACAAGGTGCTGCGGCTCTCGGGGGACCTCAGCGAGCCCGGGGAGATGAACTGGCAGATGATCCTCTGCTTGGTCACCACCTGGGTTGTCGTCTACTTCTGCATCTGGAAGGGCGTCAAGTCGACCGGGAAG ATTGTCTACTTCACGGCACTCTTCCCCTACGTGGTCCTCATCCTGCTGCTGGTCCATGGGGTGACACTGCCCGGGGCGTTGGGCGGCATCGTCTACTACCTGAAACCCGACTGGTCCAAGCTGGCCGAGGCACAG GTCTGGATCGATGCTGGCACACAGATCTTCTTCTCCTACGCCATCGGGCTGGGCGCCCTGACCGCGCTGGGCAGCTACAACCGCTTCCACAACAACTGCTACAG CTCCACCAGCTTCTTTGCCGGCTTTGTCGTCTTCTCTGTGCTGGGCTTCATGGCCTCTGAGCAAGGCGTGGACATCTCCAAGGTGGCCGAGTCTG GCCCCGGGCTGGCTTTCATCGCCTACCCCAAAGCCGTGACGCTGATGCCCTTGTCCCCGCTCTGGGCCACGCTCTTCTTCTTCATGCTCCTCGTGCTGGGGCTGGACAGCCAG TTTGTCGGCGTGGAGGGTTTCATCACGGGCATCCTGGACCTGTTCCCCCAGCCGGGGGCTGGCTCGCTTCGCCGCGAGCTCACCGCCGCGCTCTGCTGTGTCGTCTGCTGCCTCATCGACCTCTCCATGGTCACGCAG GGTGGCATGTACGTGTTCCAGCTCTTTGACTACTACTCGGCCAGCGGGATAACGCTGCTGTGGCAGGCTTTCTGGGAGTGCGTGGTCATTGCCTGGGTCTACG GCGCCGACCGCTTCATGGATGACGTGGCCCGCATGATCGGCTACCGGCCCCTGCCATTCATGAAGTGGTGCTGGGCCGTAGTGACGCCGCTGGTCTGCGTG GGCATCTTCGTGTTCCACGTAGTGAACTACAAGCCGCTGACCTACAACAAGACGTACGTGTACCCGTGGTGGGGGGATGCCATCGGCTGGGTCCTGGCGCTCTCCTCCATGCTCTGCATCCCCTGCACCGTCCTCTACAAGCTCCTGCGCTGCAAAGGCTCCCTGCGCGAG CGCTGGCAGCTCCTGACCACTCCGATCTGGGGCCATCACCACCTGGAGTACCTGACGCCCGAGGCAGAAGCCAAGCTGCTggccccagagccccccaagGAGAAGGCGACGCTCTTCGAGACTGTGATCTGA
- the SLC6A8 gene encoding sodium- and chloride-dependent creatine transporter 1 isoform X1 → MDFIMSCVGFAVGLGNVWRFPYLCYKNGGGVFLIPYLLIVFVGGIPVFFLEVALGQFMKQGGIAAWNIAPLFKGLGLASMVIVFFCNSYYIMILVWGLFYLVHSLTDTLPWATCGHAWNTEQCAELFHLELCLNGSTNASVGTGPFNLSCADLASKRSPVIEFWENKVLRLSGDLSEPGEMNWQMILCLVTTWVVVYFCIWKGVKSTGKIVYFTALFPYVVLILLLVHGVTLPGALGGIVYYLKPDWSKLAEAQVWIDAGTQIFFSYAIGLGALTALGSYNRFHNNCYRDAYILAVINSSTSFFAGFVVFSVLGFMASEQGVDISKVAESGPGLAFIAYPKAVTLMPLSPLWATLFFFMLLVLGLDSQFVGVEGFITGILDLFPQPGAGSLRRELTAALCCVVCCLIDLSMVTQGGMYVFQLFDYYSASGITLLWQAFWECVVIAWVYGADRFMDDVARMIGYRPLPFMKWCWAVVTPLVCVGIFVFHVVNYKPLTYNKTYVYPWWGDAIGWVLALSSMLCIPCTVLYKLLRCKGSLRERWQLLTTPIWGHHHLEYLTPEAEAKLLAPEPPKEKATLFETVI, encoded by the exons ATGGATTTCATCATGTCCTGCGTGGGTTtcgccgtggggctgggcaaCGTCTGGCGCTTCCCCTACCTGTGCTACAAGAACGGCGGAG gcGTCTTCCTCATCCCCTACCTGCTCATCGTCTTCGTGGGCGGCATCCCCGTCTTCTTCCTGGAGGTGGCCCTGGGGCAGTTCATGAAGCAGGGAGGCATCGCCGCCTGGAACATCGCCCCCCTCTTCAAGG GTCTGGGCCTCGCCTCCATGGTGATCGTCTTCTTCTGCAACTCCTACTACATCATGATCCTGGTGTGGGGGCTCTTCTACCTGGTGCACTCACTGACGGACACTCTGCCGTGGGCCACCTGCGGCCACGCCTGGAACACTGAGCAGTGTGCCGAGCTCTTCCACCTCGAGCTCTGCCTCAACGGCAGCACCAATGCCAGCGTCGGCACTGGACCCTTCAACCTCAGCTGCGCCGACCTAGCCAGCAAGCGCTCGCCTGTCATCGAGTTTTGGGA GAACAAGGTGCTGCGGCTCTCGGGGGACCTCAGCGAGCCCGGGGAGATGAACTGGCAGATGATCCTCTGCTTGGTCACCACCTGGGTTGTCGTCTACTTCTGCATCTGGAAGGGCGTCAAGTCGACCGGGAAG ATTGTCTACTTCACGGCACTCTTCCCCTACGTGGTCCTCATCCTGCTGCTGGTCCATGGGGTGACACTGCCCGGGGCGTTGGGCGGCATCGTCTACTACCTGAAACCCGACTGGTCCAAGCTGGCCGAGGCACAG GTCTGGATCGATGCTGGCACACAGATCTTCTTCTCCTACGCCATCGGGCTGGGCGCCCTGACCGCGCTGGGCAGCTACAACCGCTTCCACAACAACTGCTACAG GGACGCCTACATCCTGGCCGTGATCAACAGCTCCACCAGCTTCTTTGCCGGCTTTGTCGTCTTCTCTGTGCTGGGCTTCATGGCCTCTGAGCAAGGCGTGGACATCTCCAAGGTGGCCGAGTCTG GCCCCGGGCTGGCTTTCATCGCCTACCCCAAAGCCGTGACGCTGATGCCCTTGTCCCCGCTCTGGGCCACGCTCTTCTTCTTCATGCTCCTCGTGCTGGGGCTGGACAGCCAG TTTGTCGGCGTGGAGGGTTTCATCACGGGCATCCTGGACCTGTTCCCCCAGCCGGGGGCTGGCTCGCTTCGCCGCGAGCTCACCGCCGCGCTCTGCTGTGTCGTCTGCTGCCTCATCGACCTCTCCATGGTCACGCAG GGTGGCATGTACGTGTTCCAGCTCTTTGACTACTACTCGGCCAGCGGGATAACGCTGCTGTGGCAGGCTTTCTGGGAGTGCGTGGTCATTGCCTGGGTCTACG GCGCCGACCGCTTCATGGATGACGTGGCCCGCATGATCGGCTACCGGCCCCTGCCATTCATGAAGTGGTGCTGGGCCGTAGTGACGCCGCTGGTCTGCGTG GGCATCTTCGTGTTCCACGTAGTGAACTACAAGCCGCTGACCTACAACAAGACGTACGTGTACCCGTGGTGGGGGGATGCCATCGGCTGGGTCCTGGCGCTCTCCTCCATGCTCTGCATCCCCTGCACCGTCCTCTACAAGCTCCTGCGCTGCAAAGGCTCCCTGCGCGAG CGCTGGCAGCTCCTGACCACTCCGATCTGGGGCCATCACCACCTGGAGTACCTGACGCCCGAGGCAGAAGCCAAGCTGCTggccccagagccccccaagGAGAAGGCGACGCTCTTCGAGACTGTGATCTGA
- the LOC132317886 gene encoding epidermal differentiation-specific protein-like, translating into MNRITVYERANFEGLSREFTCDVPDLHELDFGDCIASLKVEGQPWIAYTDPKYEGEPHAFEEGEYPSVGRPNSFSALRLVHHDLGDPQITLYEHPNFQGACKVVMEETNLAYGYFNDRVASHVVQRGVWLLYQHPGRGGWHCLAWPGERLADYKLELNFQARLSHLRPLRPGRPLVSARLLWEQKRVEAEREVLVDEIEGVNETESEQALAASSSREYGTTLWQSFHFSNATSLKAGLSFTLTVEASNIFTVQKGRSESSTRRERVEVQLPAKIPPRTALSIQVLRKEVTLSVPVLLTITQNEAVRTEMGEYRSVSGTNISARYSLKPLPAAGRQKAATEGTEPVPGTGTEL; encoded by the coding sequence ATGAACCGGATCACAGTGTACGAGCGTGCCAACTTTGAGGGGCTGAGCCGGGAGTTCACCTGCGACGTGCCCGACCTGCACGAGCTGGATTTTGGGGACTGCATCGCCTCCCTAAAGGTGGAGGGACAGCCCTGGATTGCCTACACGGATCCCAAGTACGAGGGGGAGCCGCATGCCTTCGAGGAGGGCGAGTACCCCTCTGTGGGGCGGCCCAACAGCTTCTCAGCACTGCGCCTTGTGCACCATGACCTGGGGGACCCCCAGATCACCCTCTATGAGCACCCCAACTTCCAAGGGGCGTGCAAGGTGGTGATGGAGGAGACCAACTTGGCATACGGGTACTTCAACGACCGGGTGGCCTCCCATGTGGTGCAGCGAGGCGTCTGGCTGCTCTACCAGCACCCCGGCCGGGGCGGTTGGCACTGCCTGGCATGGCCTGGCGAGCGTCTCGCCGACTACAAACTTGAGCTGAACTTCCAGGCTCGGTTGTCCCACTTGCGCCCACTGCGGCCCGGGCGGCCCCTGGTCTCGGCGCGTCTCCTCTGGGAGCAGAAGCGAGTGGAGGCGGAGCGGGAGGTGCTGGTGGATGAGATCGAGGGGGTGAATGAAACGGAGTCGGAGCAGGCACTGGCGGCCAGCAGCAGCCGGGAGTATGGCACCACGCTCTGGCAGAGCTTCCACTTCAGCAATGCCACCAGCCTCAAAGCCGGGCTCTCCTTCACGCTGACCGTGGAAGCCTCCAACATCTTCACGGTGCAGAAAGGACGCAGTGAATCCAGCACCCGCCGGGAACGGGTGGAGGTGCAGCTGCCAGCTAAGATCCCCCCGCGCACGGCGCTTAGCATCCAGGTCTTGCGGAAGGAGGTGACGCTCTCCGTCCCAGTCTTGCTCACCATCACCCAGAACGAAGCTGTCCGTACAGAGATGGGCGAGTACCGCAGCGTCTCGGGTACCAACATCAGTGCCCGCTATAGCTTGAAGCCTCTGccggctgcaggcaggcagaaggCAGCCACTGAGGGGACAGAGCCGGTGCCCGGCACCGGGACAGAGCTGTAG